Proteins found in one Schistocerca serialis cubense isolate TAMUIC-IGC-003099 chromosome 5, iqSchSeri2.2, whole genome shotgun sequence genomic segment:
- the LOC126481130 gene encoding uncharacterized protein LOC126481130 isoform X4, whose translation MLLSNEKPEFSNSGETSSSVDEQLLENVKPNLISLTSSGSYSSNLFSDMGNHNADHSPTDLQNMVELQSLDSHGISLKDVETSLDSFTVILEEPIKSSQNSLNGNATNSNILQSGEASHICASPSRQRKHSVNTPDLLENCSQISAEQRNGGKTHAETFRYLKRNWSSVQDLSTLPFYSQKNEPEFTYLIHNPCQSSTTISSVQKSKDSGLPRSLSCLSLGSGVKPYDHVQSKVREYISQIKKTESERKKNIEISCSKREDGKSFHSSIQQEPEEDLRHIICKLQEELNDKNNIISQIQENYDALLMKYADAENRIDRLRFKVIDSSVEEIRSHRTQDDFSIWNNEHSKSSLVNQSYSERAGFHDRNLHLRRNLFQRSFLSGSSSLPSAANMRPNGQENFLRNLSNDANFTPELKTSSDFLAVNRRLQEDIALPFLAISTPNHSFSKPESSAEFQQLSLRESVTELENMEDKASVNCTEDCVMRREEENLSSEDILLNSHIPHNLSLGETKNIVRSGDQETIANICSVVSDRLRETKSFFSKDFSDSEEHKASSSENSILKQ comes from the coding sequence ATGTTGTTGTCTAACGAAAAACCAGAGTTCTCAAACTCTGGTGAAACCAGCTCATCAGTGGATGAACAGTTACTAGAGAATGTCAAGCCTAACCTCATAAGTCTAACTTCATCTGGTTCCTATTCAAGTAATCTTTTTTCTGATATGGGAAATCACAATGCTGATCATTCTCCAACAGATCTACAAAATATGGTGGAATTACAAAGTCTGGACAGCCATGGAATTTCTCTTAAGGATGTAGAAACTTCCTTAGATTCGTTTACTGTTATATTGGAGGAACCAATAAAATCTTCACAGAATAGTTTAAATGGCAATGCAACCAATTCAAACATTTTGCAAAGTGGAGAGGCCTCGCACATTTGTGCATCTCCAAGTAGACAAAGGAAACACTCTGTCAATACTCCAGATCTTCTAGAAAACTGTTCACAAATATCAGCTGAACAAAGAAATGGTGGAAAAACTCATGCTGAAACATTTAGATATCTGAAACGAAACTGGTCATCAGTTCAAGATTTATCAACTCTGCCTTTTTATTCCCAAAAAAATGAACCTGAATTCACATATTTAATACATAACCCATGCCAGTCATCTACAACAATTTCATCAGTTCAGAAGTCTAAAGATTCAGGCTTGCCACGCTCGCTGAGTTGTCTTAGTCTGGGGAGTGGTGTCAAACCATATGATCATGTTCAGAGCAAAGTAAGAGAGTACATTAGTCAGATAAAGAAAACTgaatcagaaagaaagaaaaatatagaaatctCTTGCAGCAAGAGAGAAGATGGGAAATCTTTCCATAGTTCTATTCAGCAGGAACCTGAAGAGGATTTACGGCATATCATTTGCaaattacaagaagaactaaatgataaaaataacataatatcacaaatacaagaaaactatGATGCATTGCTAATGAAGTATGCAGATGCAGAAAATAGAATTGACAGGTTAAGATTTAAGGTAATTGATTCATCTGTTGAAGAAATAAGATCCCATAGAACACAAGATGATTTCAGTATATGGAACAATGAACATAGCAAAAGCTCTTTAGTAAATCAGTCATATTCTGAAAGAGCTGGTTTTCATGATCGTAATTTACATTTGAGGCGAAATCTCTTCCAACGTTCATTTCTTTCAGGCAGTAGTAGTCTGCCTTCTGCTGCCAACATGAGACCAAATGGCCAAGAGAACTTTCTCAGAAACCTTAGTAATGATGCCAATTTCACACCTGAACTTAAGACGTCATCAGATTTCCTTGCAGTAAATAGAAGACTGCAGGAGGACATAGCTTTGCCATTTTTGGCCATTAGTACTCCCAATCATAGTTTCAGCAAGCCAGAATCCTCAGCAGAATTCCAACAATTGAGTTTGAGAGAaagtgttacagaacttgaaaacaTGGAGGACAAAGCGTCAGTAAACTGTACAGAAGACTGTGTcatgagaagagaagaagaaaatctTTCTTCTGAAGATATTTTGCTGAACTCTCACATCCCACATAACTTGTCTTTGGGAGAGACTAAGAATATAGTCAGGAGTGGTGACCAAGAGACAATTGCAAACATCTGCAGTGTTGTTTCTGACCGATTGAGGGAAACGAAGTCATTTTTCTCGAAAGATTTTTCTGATAGTGAGGAACACAAAGCAAGTTCCTCAGAGAACTCAATTTTAAAG